Within Myxococcus xanthus, the genomic segment CAGGGGTGGGGAGGCACGTCCGCCGACGGCGCCGGCAGGGCCATGCCGGACTCGACGGCAGCCGTCACAGGGGAGAAGTAGTCCTGGGTGGAGGCAATCATCATCTGCCGGTGGCGACGCGCGTCCCACGAGAAGGCCGCGCCATGCACCTCGGAGAAGGCCTTCACCAGCAGGGCCTCGACGAAGGTGCAGCAGTTGTTCAGCCGAGGCGGCGCGAGCTGGACACGAACGCCCGGCAGCGCCCACGGGTAGTACGCCCGGCTCCCGTCATACCTGTAGTCGAGGAACGCCCCCAGGAGCGTGGTGAGCCGCTCCTCCGGGACGGCCAGCCGCTCGTCGTCGAACGACAGCCGGGCCATGGCAGGCGCGCGCTCCCGGGAGGCGAGCGTCGCGTAGCGCTGGGTGCGCCAGCGCGTGCAAACCCACATGCCGAGCACACCCAACTGCGGCACCACCAGCCGGGAGTAGTCGGTGTCGGGCGTGGGGTATCGGGCCTTCTCCTCGAGCACGAGGTAGTCACCCGCCTCGACGTAGCCTTCGGGTGGCGTGCTCGTGTCCGGTAGCGCGAAGGCACGCAGGCGCGCGGGCAGCCTCGCGACACGGTAGGTGGTGTCCATGGCGTCTCCTCCACGCTGAAGAGGGGCTCCAGCGTGTTCACCATGGACGGCGCGACCGACCTGCTCCTGCCATGAGGAGCAGGGGTCGTGCGCTCCGCTCATCGAGCGGGCGCAGCGCGCGTCAGGGTACCCAGTCCGCGTCGGGCGCATCATCGTCGTCGGCGCGCCACGCTCCGCAGTGGACGCAGAACACCCATCCCTCGTAGCCGGCCTGGGCAGCGGGGTGTTCGGGGTACTCCTCGGCCGTTACGAGGTAGCCATTCGGGTGGTGTGCCTCGTCCTCCCGCTCCGCACACCGGCATGGGCATGTCGTCACGCCGGTCGTCGTGTCAGCGAATGGCGCGGCTCCGCGCGTGTCCTCTTCCCGCGCCAAACACTCCTGACCTGGATTCATCGACTATCCCTCCCAGTCTTCTCTGTGGGTTCTGGCAACGAATGCGCCCGCACGCATGCGCATCGGCTCGCGCGGGCTCCAGCCGCTGGTGTCGCCAATAGCGCTCTGTCCTCCGACGAAGGCAACTCATTGAGGCGCAGGTCCTGAGCGAAAAAGCGCGCGCCGGATGTCCCCGAAATTGGGCCCGAGGCCTTTGTCCTCGCTGGAGGTAAGGCGCGCGGCCCCCAACGCTCCCGCACGTCGAGGGCGCCCCTCCCACCGCGCGCCTTGCCTCCACTTGGTGCGGGAGGCCCGTGTGCAGCGCGTCGTCAAAGTCTTCGTCCTCTCCTCTGCCTCGGGCGCGCCACACCCGGGGCCGGAGTTCACAGTCGAGGCCTCCGCCCACGACGGATTGCTGGAGGCAGTCCACGCCGAGCTGGCGGCTCGCGGCCAGCGCGTGCGCGCCGTCTCTCACACTCCTACGGGCCTCCTTGCCTACGTGGAGGACCGCCCGTGACGGTGCCTGCGGAAGTCCACCTGGCAGAGGAGCGCCTCCAGGACATCCTCAAGGCGGTGGTGGTAGGGGCGCGCGTCGACGAGCCCGCCAGCCGCCCGGGTGGTGAGGAGTCCGTAGCCTTCAGTGAGGCCGGCGCCCTCCAGCCCCCGTATGAGCCGGAGGCCCTCTGCCTCCTCGTCGAGCACTCCAACTCCCTTCGCCAGAATGTCGATGCCTATGCGACGAACATCGACGGCTTCGGCTACCGCTTCGAGCCCGCCATCGACTTCGACGCCGACGGGGCGCAGGAGAAGGTGGCCGACGCCATGGCCCTGGAGCGCCTGGCCGCGCGTGACGCCGGCACGCTGCCTTCAGGGACTCCCCTACGCCCCACGGACGAGGAAGTCGCCGCACACGCGGAGGAAGTGCGTCAGCAGGCCCGGGTGGAGAAGGCTCGCCTGGAGTCCTTCTTTGATTTCTGCTGCTTCGACTCCAGCTTCGTCGAGCTGCGCCGCCGCACCCGCCACGACTTGGAGGTAACGGGCAACGCGTACTGGGAGGTGCTGCGCGACGGCAAGGGCGACATCGCCCGCTTCGTCTACGTCCCCTCCTACACCGTGCGCCTCCTCCCTTTGGACAAGGAGGCCGTCGAGGTGCGCGAGCGCGTGCGCATCTCCGCCGTCAGCTTCGACACCGTCACAACCCGTCGGCGCCTGCGCCGCTACATCCAGGTGCAGGGCAACGAGCGGGTGTACTTCAAGTCCTTCGGGGACTCGCGCGTCATCTCCCGCCTCACCGGCCGCGCATTCCAGGACGTCGCCGCCCTCAAGGCCGCGGACTCCTCGGACGGCCCCGCCACGGAACTCATCCACTTCGCCATCCACTCGCCGCGCTCCCCCTACGGCATTCCTCGCTGGGTGGGCACTCTGCTGTCCGTCCTCGGCTCCCGGCAGATGGAGGAGGTCAACTACCTCTACTTCAACAACAAGTCCGTCCCTCCCCTGGCGCTGCTCGTCTCCGGAGGAAGGCTCTCCGACGCTTCGGTGCCGCGCATCGAGCGCTTCATCGAGGAGAACATCAAGGGCAAGGCCAACTTCCACAAGATTCTCATCCTCGAGGCCGACGGCACCGGCACCGGCGACGGAGGCCGCGCGAAGATTGAGCTGCGCCCCCTGACGGACGCCCAGCAGCAGGACGCCCTCTTCCAGGCCTATGACGCGCGCAACATCGACAAGGTGGGCAGCGCCTTCCGCCTGCCGCCACTGCTGCGCGGCGACGGTCGGGACTTCAACCGCTCGGTGGCGGAGGCGCAGCTGCGGTTCGCCGAGGACCAGGTGTTCCAGCCCGAGCGCGACGAGTTCGACTTCTTGCTGAATCGGAAGGTGCTCGCCGACATGGGCGTGCGCTTCTGGCGCTTCCGCAGCCAGACGACGGCCACCAGAGACCCGGAGCGCATGACGGAGATGGTGGAGCGTCTGGTGCGCGTGGGTGTGCTGACACCCGAGGAGGGCCGCCAGTTGGCCGGCGACATCTTCCACCGGGAGTTCCGGAAGATTGGGGACGACTGGGTCCGACGCCCCCTCACACTCACTTTGGCGGGCATCCAAACCGGAGTCGAAGATTTGAAGCCCCGGAAGGACAAGGACTCGCTGCTGAGCGAGGCCAAGCGACTCGTGGGCCTGCGTGAAGAGCTTCGGGCCGAGGAGGAGCGCCTGGCCCAAGGGCGCCTGGCGCTGGCCCGCAGGTACATGGACACCGAGCACGTCCCCGTCCCCCGCG encodes:
- a CDS encoding phage portal protein → MTVPAEVHLAEERLQDILKAVVVGARVDEPASRPGGEESVAFSEAGALQPPYEPEALCLLVEHSNSLRQNVDAYATNIDGFGYRFEPAIDFDADGAQEKVADAMALERLAARDAGTLPSGTPLRPTDEEVAAHAEEVRQQARVEKARLESFFDFCCFDSSFVELRRRTRHDLEVTGNAYWEVLRDGKGDIARFVYVPSYTVRLLPLDKEAVEVRERVRISAVSFDTVTTRRRLRRYIQVQGNERVYFKSFGDSRVISRLTGRAFQDVAALKAADSSDGPATELIHFAIHSPRSPYGIPRWVGTLLSVLGSRQMEEVNYLYFNNKSVPPLALLVSGGRLSDASVPRIERFIEENIKGKANFHKILILEADGTGTGDGGRAKIELRPLTDAQQQDALFQAYDARNIDKVGSAFRLPPLLRGDGRDFNRSVAEAQLRFAEDQVFQPERDEFDFLLNRKVLADMGVRFWRFRSQTTATRDPERMTEMVERLVRVGVLTPEEGRQLAGDIFHREFRKIGDDWVRRPLTLTLAGIQTGVEDLKPRKDKDSLLSEAKRLVGLREELRAEEERLAQGRLALARRYMDTEHVPVPREEFDTWFSARES